The Flavobacterium sp. 1 genome contains the following window.
TTTCAAAAATCCCAACCGAAATAAAAAACTTAAAAGGGCAGACCAAAACATTTGGATCACCAAATGCTCATGATCAAGGAGGAGTTTATCTAGAGTGGAATCAAGGAGGAGTTGTCACCAAAATATATTTGGATAATGATAATACTGCAGATCAAACTGCTGAAGTTATTGCATTCAAGAAGGTGATTCAGGACAAAGTAGCGTTATTAAAAACGAAATCTTAATACATTTTGATTCCGCTGAATTTAGGTTTAGCGGAATCATCGTTTTTTTAAATGAGGTTGTGTAAATGTGCCTCAATAACTATTAAATAACCAAAGATTAACCAAATAAAAACCAATGTATGAGAAAAATATTTTTTATTTTTTTTATAATTTTTACTGTTTCTTCCTGCACTTATGAGGATTCCCGTTTTAGACAAATATCCAAAAAGGAAGCTATGCAAAGCTGGGCTTGGAAAATTTTTATTTTTACTGACGAAGGAGAATTTCAATCTGTTGAGCCAGAAGTAAATAAAATTCATAATAGTATCAAAGAGAAACCTATTTTTGCAGAGGATATTTGGAAAACGAACCTAAAAGATGATTTGTTTTTAAAAAATAATGAAGTGGCTTTAGAAGATAGAACTGACTATGCCAATTTCGAAATAACGAAGAAGAAAAAATAATAAACCAACACCAGAGAATTCTTGAAAGAGAACTTAGACCAGTATATTAGGAAATGTGCCGATAATGACCGGGAAGCACAACTGAAAGTGTATCAGTTGTTTTCTCCAGTTCTTTATGGGCTGTGCCTAAAATATATGCGGAATGAGGATGACGCCAAAGATGTTTTTCAAGAAGCCTTTGTAATTGCCTTTCAAAAAATAGGACAATACAAATTTGAAGGAAGTTTTGAAGGTTGGATCAAGCGTATTTTTATCAATAAATTATTAGAAACGTTAAAGAAAAAGAAAAAAGGAGTTTTGTTTTTGGATGTTTTTGAAACTGATATAGCAGCCGAAGAAGAATTAGAATTAGCACCCATTGAGCAGGAAAAATTATTAGAATATATTCAAGAATTGCCAGATCAATACCGAATGGTTTTTAATTTGTATGTTTTCGAAAAAATGAAACATAAAGAGATTGCAAAGCTGCTTGACATAAGTGAAGGAACTTCTAAATCAAATTTAAACAGAGCCAAGAGTATTTTGAAGAAAAAAATATTGATAGTATTAAATTGTAAAACAGCATAAAATTGAGATTCTGTTAAGGTAAATTAATAAAACCAAACAGGTTTCAAAAAACTATAAGTGCGCATGAAAAATAAAGAAGCAAAATCTATTTTTTCTTCATTGGAGAACTTCTCAAGTACTCCGCCATCCGAGTTATGGGATAAAATAGAAGCTCAATTAGATAAACCTAAAAAGAAAAAACGCCTAGTTATCTGGTGGTGGGCAGCTGCATGTTTAGTTGCGGGACTTTCTCTTCCAACTATTTGGTATGTTAATTATAATCAAGGGAATAATCAGGAATTAATTATAGGAAATGATGCGAACGGAGTTGTTTTGCAAAATGATTCAAAAAACAACAGAAATACCAATGAGAATATAAATAAAAATGAAAGTGCCATTGAAAAAGTATCGTTAGGAGAAAAAGGAAATCATGGAAATGAGGCTAAGAATGAAAATTTAAATAGTAAAGAAATCCGCATTTCATTAACTAATGCTAATTCAGTAGCTGCCAAGATGATCCCTTCGGTTTCTTCTAAAGTAAAAAAATCTAAAAAGTTTAAGAATTCGAATGGAATAAATGATAATCAATTAGTTGCAGAGGGCAGCGATAAATCAAAAGCGGATGTAATTACTGCTAATAAAAATACAAAGGCAGGCACTTATAACACAGCTTCAGTTGTTGGGTTTAGTAATTTTTCTTCAAAAAATAGTTCAAACGGAAATGCTAAAACGATAGTCAGTTCCGATAATGACGTTATTCCTGAATCGAAGCAAAACAAGGAAAGCGTAAAAAATGAAAACTCTAAATCAGCACTGATTAATCAAAATCCTGAGGTTTCTGGGTTCAATACTAATAAAACTATTGCCGAAAACAGTAGTGCGAAAGATTCTCTTAACAAAATAAAAAAGGAAGTAGCTCAATTAGAGAATGCTTTGGCTGAATTGGATAAGGATAAAACTAAGAAAAAAACAAGTTCGGAAGCTATTGATAAATGGTCGCTTCAAGTTTTTGCAGGGGTTATGGGATCTGAAAATTACAATAATGAAAAAGCATTAGGCAATACAGTTGCCTCAAAACAATCAAACGGTTATGGGGTAAAAACTAATTATAAACTGAACAAAAAATGGGCGGTAAGTTCAGGATTCAAAATTAATGAGCTTGGACAAAAAATAGATGGAGTTGCTTATTATGAGCGGGGTCCCGAGGCAAGTTTTACATCAGGTATTTTACCTAGTAATAATGTAGTGCAGGATAGTCCTTCCAAAAATAATGCGATAGTTTTTGTTTCCAATAATGAAAATTATTTGTTTGCCGCAAATTCTAAGACGAGTACAGGTTTTGAAACAGGAAATGTTACTCAGAATTTAAAATATTTTGAAATGCCATTGGAAGTTTCATATGCTCTTTTAAGCAAAAAGAAAACCAGTATCAGTATGAATACAGGAGGTTTTGTCGGCAGGCTAATTTCTAATGAAGTGTTACTGAACGGGAGTTCTATAGGAGAAAATAAAAATGTAAATGAATTTGTTTACGGGACATTATTGAGCAGCACTTTACAATATGAATTCTATAAAAAAACCAAATTTTTCATAGAGCCAGGAATGAATTATTATATCAATCCATTGGAGAATCAGTCTTTCAATCAGTTTCAATGGATGTTTAATGTTGGTTTAAATGTATCTTTTTAACTTTTTGCAATAAATTATTTAATGTGGTATTTAGAATTTTAATTGCAGTAGTGCCGGGTTTTTAATCCGGCATTTTACATTATAAAAAGGCTGATATGACTGATTTTTATTTATTGAATTATTTATGTATAATCAGGGTAACTATGCTTTGTTTTTATATGATAAATGCTGATAATTAGTTGTTTATGTATTTTTGAGTTGCTTTTTGATGATTAAAGAAATTTATAAATTAGAAATTGAATTTATCAATATTATATTCAAAATGGATGAATATATAACCAAAATAACAAGATTTTTAGGGTAATTATTCAGAAAAATTAAATTTAGCTTATAAACAAAATCCGAAAGACTTAATTAGTTTAGGATTGCGGATTTGAGGTATACTATATTAGTTTTCTTTTTCGTTAAGAAAATAAATACCGCCTGCAGTTGCAAATACAGATCAAAAGGATGCTTTGCTTTGAAAACAGAATGTGTTGCAAAAAAAGGTCTTGATTTGAGTCAAGACCTTTTTGTATTATTTTTAAAAATGAATTTATTTAAAATTCCATCCTAATGTTATCCCAAAAGCCACAGGTTTAATTTTAGCATCTTTATCAGTACTGTACGATCCATTAGCTTTCCTATCAGATACAGATGTTTGGTTATAACCAATATAGGATTCATTCTTGTTTTGGTCTAAAATTGTACCATATCCACTTTCCAGGAACAGGGCTACATACAACGAATTTTTCGTTGCCATATCAAATGTAAATCCTAACTCAAAAGAACTCATTATAATTCCTTTAGTTTCATACTTTCCTGATGATGAATAATTATTCTGACGACCAAAACCATATTCTGGTAAATCGTCAATAGTCAGGTTTACATCTGGATAATAAGCACTACCATTTGCGTAATCCGCTGTTGCTTTAATTTTATAATTTACAGGTAAAAAATATTTAGCTCCAGCTCTAAAATTAAAATCAATACCCTTATTAATATTTGTTTTATATTGGACAAAAAGAGGGATTTGCAGAGCATGTAAAGTTTGTTTTTCTCTATAATTGTTGGTAGTAACGTTATAAACAAAT
Protein-coding sequences here:
- a CDS encoding lipoprotein, which codes for MRKIFFIFFIIFTVSSCTYEDSRFRQISKKEAMQSWAWKIFIFTDEGEFQSVEPEVNKIHNSIKEKPIFAEDIWKTNLKDDLFLKNNEVALEDRTDYANFEITKKKK
- a CDS encoding RNA polymerase sigma factor, with the translated sequence MKENLDQYIRKCADNDREAQLKVYQLFSPVLYGLCLKYMRNEDDAKDVFQEAFVIAFQKIGQYKFEGSFEGWIKRIFINKLLETLKKKKKGVLFLDVFETDIAAEEELELAPIEQEKLLEYIQELPDQYRMVFNLYVFEKMKHKEIAKLLDISEGTSKSNLNRAKSILKKKILIVLNCKTA
- a CDS encoding outer membrane beta-barrel protein, whose product is MKFNIKIIIGTIAFLISQGVAAQFYIGIQSGIGNIKSDITGIQAGNRLGGAVKTGYIYSLNTHFGIGSGLEFSQYKQEVSLSQSSVILSSFEVDASTSAFVYNVTTNNYREKQTLHALQIPLFVQYKTNINKGIDFNFRAGAKYFLPVNYKIKATADYANGSAYYPDVNLTIDDLPEYGFGRQNNYSSSGKYETKGIIMSSFELGFTFDMATKNSLYVALFLESGYGTILDQNKNESYIGYNQTSVSDRKANGSYSTDKDAKIKPVAFGITLGWNFK